A section of the Verrucomicrobium sp. GAS474 genome encodes:
- the mqnC gene encoding cyclic dehypoxanthinyl futalosine synthase: MIQSLIDSEAKEKVLNGERISPAEARELYHAPLAELALLADARRRQIQQPAYDGRGNEIVTYIVDRNINYTNVCDVYCKFCAFYRTEKDADHYVLPPEVISQKIRELEAIGGTQILMQGGHHPGLKIDYYLELLNHIRTNHPTINIHGFSPPEFNHFASVFNMPLEEVIVRFKEAGLGSIPGGGGEILVDAIRNRISPRKCTGSQWLDVMRIAHRHGLNSSATMMFGHVESVDDRIEHLRLLRDQQDETGGFTAFICWTFQPDNTVLKAEPVGSHEYLRMQALSRIFLDNIPNIQSSWVTQGPQIGQVALQFGANDFGSIMMEENVVSSAGTSFRLTVAEMTRLIREAGYEARQRDNWYRLLN, encoded by the coding sequence ATGATTCAATCCCTCATCGATTCCGAAGCGAAAGAAAAAGTGCTCAACGGCGAGCGGATCAGCCCCGCCGAGGCGCGCGAGCTCTACCACGCCCCCCTGGCCGAGCTGGCCCTCCTGGCCGACGCCCGACGCCGCCAGATCCAGCAGCCCGCCTACGACGGCCGGGGCAACGAGATCGTCACCTACATCGTCGACCGGAACATCAATTACACGAACGTCTGCGACGTCTACTGCAAGTTCTGCGCCTTCTACCGGACCGAGAAGGATGCCGACCACTACGTCCTCCCGCCCGAGGTGATCTCCCAGAAGATCCGCGAGCTGGAGGCGATCGGCGGCACCCAGATCCTGATGCAGGGCGGCCACCATCCGGGGTTGAAGATCGATTACTACCTCGAGCTCCTCAACCACATCCGGACGAACCATCCGACGATCAACATCCACGGCTTCTCGCCGCCCGAGTTCAATCACTTCGCCTCGGTCTTCAACATGCCGCTTGAGGAGGTCATCGTCCGCTTCAAGGAGGCGGGCCTCGGCTCGATCCCCGGCGGCGGCGGCGAGATCCTCGTCGACGCGATCCGCAACCGCATCTCCCCCCGGAAGTGCACCGGCTCCCAGTGGCTCGACGTCATGCGGATCGCCCACCGCCACGGTCTCAATTCGAGCGCCACGATGATGTTCGGACACGTCGAGTCGGTCGACGACCGGATCGAGCACCTCCGCCTCCTCCGCGACCAGCAGGACGAGACCGGCGGGTTCACCGCCTTCATCTGCTGGACCTTCCAGCCCGACAACACCGTGTTGAAGGCCGAGCCCGTCGGCAGCCACGAGTACCTCCGCATGCAGGCCCTCTCCCGCATCTTCCTCGACAACATCCCCAACATCCAGTCGAGCTGGGTGACGCAGGGACCGCAGATCGGCCAGGTCGCCCTCCAGTTCGGCGCGAACGACTTCGGCAGCATCATGATGGAGGAGAACGTCGTCTCCTCCGCTGGCACCAGCTTCCGCCTCACCGTCGCCGAGATGACCCGCCTCATCCGCGAGGCCGGGTATGAAGCCCGGCAGCGAGATAATTGGTATCGGCTGCTGAACTAG
- a CDS encoding menaquinone biosynthesis protein, producing the protein MAAPRLGSVPYRNVAALIEGLDPAPTTLVPARLAEELAAGRLDAALVPIAEYLRDPAAYALVDDVAVASRGEVYSVILIPDWPPQNEGEGNGLEVLRPLWTISLDPDSRTSVLLTRVLAEIGCGTRPKYVGPYEDADARLLIGDPAIRFRQENPDRAVIDLGLLWKRWTGLPFVYAAWVVRREVAERQPELGPFLRGVKERGLAALPRIARDEAELRYLTENIHPHLGDEEKAGLLLFARYARSLPGTPLPAEEPTPVWI; encoded by the coding sequence ATGGCCGCTCCCCGCCTCGGCTCCGTCCCTTACCGCAACGTTGCGGCGTTGATTGAGGGGCTCGATCCCGCGCCGACGACGTTGGTCCCGGCCCGCCTCGCCGAGGAGCTCGCCGCGGGCCGCCTCGACGCCGCCCTGGTCCCCATTGCCGAATACCTCCGCGATCCGGCGGCCTATGCCCTGGTCGACGACGTCGCCGTCGCCTCGCGCGGGGAGGTCTACAGCGTCATCCTGATCCCCGATTGGCCGCCGCAGAACGAGGGGGAGGGGAACGGGCTCGAAGTCCTCCGCCCCCTGTGGACGATCTCCCTCGATCCCGACTCCCGCACCTCGGTCCTCCTCACGCGGGTGTTGGCCGAGATCGGATGCGGCACCCGTCCGAAGTACGTCGGCCCCTATGAGGATGCCGACGCCCGCCTCTTGATCGGCGATCCGGCGATCCGTTTCCGCCAGGAGAATCCCGACCGGGCCGTGATCGACCTCGGCCTCCTCTGGAAACGGTGGACCGGCCTCCCCTTCGTCTACGCCGCTTGGGTCGTGCGGCGGGAGGTCGCCGAACGGCAGCCCGAATTGGGGCCGTTCCTCCGCGGCGTGAAGGAGCGGGGCCTCGCCGCACTGCCCCGGATCGCCCGCGACGAGGCCGAGCTTCGTTACCTCACCGAAAATATTCACCCCCATTTGGGCGACGAGGAAAAAGCGGGTCTTTTGCTCTTCGCCCGCTATGCTCGAAGTCTGCCGGGAACGCCCCTCCCGGCGGAAGAACCCACACCGGTCTGGATATGA
- the recJ gene encoding single-stranded-DNA-specific exonuclease RecJ gives MAKAAPSQPAPSAQEKRWIDAAPSPEERAGAEALARDLALSPLLAGLLAGRGVRTAEEGERFLDPRLQSLSDPFRLTDLRAAAERVVRAVAQGEKIAVFGDYDVDGITSTALLTRFLGSVGGKVAAFLPRRLSEGYGLTRQAAERCLAEASPRLLIAVDCGTSSPDEVAWLREQGVETVILDHHELPSRLPRCEALVNPHRDGHSEYLASVGLAFKLAHALLKLEPRWRERVDLKAFLPFVAMGTVSDLAPLQEENRVFVRHGLLRLEKIDEGNFEGIRALVKVSGIRTGAGVTAEDIGFRLGPRINASGRIDDASESLRLLLTDDPSEAERIARSLDGMNRERQDLEQKTLDEATAMLAEGLGGEPGVILGKRGWHPGVIGIVASRIQKMTGRPAIVIGFDEAGDGKGSGRSVEGCSLVEGLRGAHESLPGGLLDRYGGHEMAAGLSLRVERLEAFRTAFNEWMRAAVSPEALRPRLRLDGELPVSSVGESLFREIGRLAPFGRGNVQPLFAFRRVLQSRPPQRIKEKHLKLFLASNGSRGGEALDAIAFGFGTRTMPAAPLSLAGSLEWDDYKGRVQIRVVDWRGEG, from the coding sequence ATGGCCAAGGCCGCGCCCTCCCAACCGGCCCCGTCGGCGCAGGAGAAGCGATGGATCGACGCCGCCCCCTCGCCCGAGGAACGGGCGGGGGCGGAGGCCCTCGCCCGGGATCTCGCCCTCTCCCCCCTCCTCGCCGGGCTCCTGGCCGGGCGCGGGGTGCGGACGGCGGAGGAGGGGGAGCGGTTCCTCGATCCCCGGCTCCAGTCGCTCTCCGATCCCTTCCGCCTCACCGACCTCCGCGCCGCCGCCGAGCGGGTCGTCCGCGCCGTGGCGCAGGGGGAGAAGATCGCCGTCTTCGGCGATTACGACGTCGACGGCATCACCTCGACGGCCCTCCTCACGCGCTTCCTCGGCTCCGTCGGCGGCAAGGTGGCCGCCTTCCTTCCCCGCCGCCTTTCCGAAGGGTACGGCCTGACGCGGCAGGCCGCCGAACGGTGCCTCGCCGAGGCCTCGCCGCGGCTCCTCATCGCCGTCGATTGCGGCACCTCGTCGCCCGACGAGGTCGCGTGGCTGCGGGAGCAGGGCGTCGAGACGGTCATCCTCGACCATCACGAGCTGCCCTCCCGCCTCCCCCGATGCGAGGCCCTGGTGAATCCCCACCGGGACGGCCACTCCGAATACCTCGCCAGCGTCGGCCTCGCCTTCAAGTTGGCCCATGCCCTCCTGAAGCTCGAGCCGCGCTGGCGGGAGCGGGTCGATCTCAAGGCGTTCCTCCCCTTCGTGGCGATGGGCACCGTCTCCGACCTCGCCCCGCTGCAGGAGGAGAACCGGGTCTTCGTCCGGCACGGCCTCCTCCGGCTGGAGAAGATCGACGAGGGGAACTTCGAGGGGATCCGCGCCCTGGTGAAGGTCTCCGGGATCCGCACCGGCGCGGGTGTCACGGCGGAGGACATCGGCTTCCGCCTCGGGCCCCGCATCAACGCGAGCGGCCGGATCGACGACGCCTCGGAATCGCTCCGCCTCCTCCTGACCGACGATCCCTCCGAGGCCGAACGGATCGCCCGCTCCCTCGACGGGATGAACCGGGAACGGCAGGACCTCGAGCAGAAGACCCTCGACGAGGCGACCGCCATGCTCGCCGAGGGCCTCGGCGGGGAGCCCGGCGTGATCCTCGGCAAGCGGGGCTGGCATCCCGGCGTGATCGGGATCGTCGCCTCCCGCATCCAGAAAATGACGGGCCGCCCTGCGATCGTCATCGGCTTCGACGAGGCCGGGGACGGGAAGGGGAGCGGACGGAGCGTCGAGGGCTGCTCCCTTGTCGAGGGGCTGCGCGGCGCCCATGAAAGCCTGCCTGGAGGCCTCCTCGACCGTTACGGCGGGCACGAGATGGCGGCGGGGCTCTCCCTCCGCGTCGAGCGCCTCGAAGCCTTCCGCACCGCCTTCAACGAGTGGATGCGCGCCGCTGTCTCCCCCGAGGCGCTCCGTCCCCGCCTCCGCCTCGACGGGGAGCTGCCCGTCTCCAGCGTCGGCGAATCGCTCTTTCGCGAAATCGGCCGCCTCGCCCCCTTCGGCCGGGGCAATGTCCAGCCGCTCTTCGCCTTCCGCCGCGTCCTCCAGAGCCGCCCGCCGCAGCGGATCAAGGAAAAGCACCTCAAGCTCTTCCTGGCCTCCAACGGCAGCCGGGGAGGGGAGGCGCTCGACGCCATCGCCTTCGGCTTCGGCACGCGGACGATGCCCGCCGCGCCGCTCTCCCTCGCCGGATCGCTCGAGTGGGACGATTACAAGGGCCGGGTGCAGATCCGCGTCGTCGATTGGCGCGGGGAGGGGTGA